The genomic DNA GCGAAAGCGGCGAGCGCGGTACGCACCTCGGGCAGGTGCGGGTGCTCGGCGTGGAGTGCGGCGGAGAGCTGGGTCTTGGCCACCGGGATGCCGGCTGTGGTGAGCGCGTCGAGGGCGGTGCCCGGGTCCTCGAAGGAGGTGGCGAGGTGGCAGGTGTCGATGCAGATGCCGATGCGGTGGTGTCCGACGGCGGTGAGCGGTGCGATCGCGTCGGCGGTGGTCTCGACCGTGCAGCCCGGTTCGGGTTCGAGGCCGATCCGGATGGACTTGCCGGTCAGCTCGGCCAGGACGTCGAGACGTTCGGCGAGGGTGGTGAGGGCGGCGTGCGCCGTACGGGCGGCTTGCGGGTCGCCGGTGTACGGGGTGCGCCAGGCGATCGGGAGGGTGGAGATGGTGCCTTCGGTGACGTCGTCGGGCAGCAGTGTGGCCAGGAGCCGGGCAAGATCGGTGGTGTGGGCGAGCCGTTCGGGGTCCGTCCAGTCCGGCTTGTACACCCGGTACTTGACCTCTTCGGCGCCGAAGCCTTCGTAGGGGAAACCGTTCAGGGTCACGACTTCGAGGCCGCGGCGGTCGAGTTCGGCGCGCAGTGAGCGCAGCTGGGCCGGGTCGTTGATCAGGGTGCGCGCGGCGTCCTTGGCGAGCCAGAGGCCGATGCCGAGGCGGTCACGGCCGAGGCGTTTGCGGACCGGTTCGCAGTGGTCGCGCAGCTGGGCGCGGACCCCGTCCAGGGACTCGGCGGGATGGACGTTGGTGCAGTACGCGAGATGGACGGTGGATCCGTCGGGGTGGCGGAAGCGCATGGGGTCACTCCCCGCCGCGGAGTATGGAGTTCCCCTCGTGCAGCTGATCGGGGGTGGTGAGGTCGAGCTGGAGGCGGCCGCTCTGTCCGTAGAAGGCGACGGGAT from Streptomyces sp. NBC_01707 includes the following:
- the eboE gene encoding metabolite traffic protein EboE, yielding MRFRHPDGSTVHLAYCTNVHPAESLDGVRAQLRDHCEPVRKRLGRDRLGIGLWLAKDAARTLINDPAQLRSLRAELDRRGLEVVTLNGFPYEGFGAEEVKYRVYKPDWTDPERLAHTTDLARLLATLLPDDVTEGTISTLPIAWRTPYTGDPQAARTAHAALTTLAERLDVLAELTGKSIRIGLEPEPGCTVETTADAIAPLTAVGHHRIGICIDTCHLATSFEDPGTALDALTTAGIPVAKTQLSAALHAEHPHLPEVRTALAAFAEPRFLHQTRTRTTHGLRGTDDLDEAVTGQALPDGTPWRAHFHVPLHAPPAPPLTSTLPVLRAALSRLVGGARPLTRHLEVETYTWQALPAELRPRTRPQLADGIAAELTLARDLLVDLGLKELP